A single Nostoc sp. PCC 7107 DNA region contains:
- a CDS encoding superoxide dismutase: MTFTQPPLPFDFNALEAYGMKGETFEYHYGKHHKAYVDNLNKLTENTELADKSLEEVIQISFKDSSKAGIFNNAAQVWNHTFFWNSLKPAGGGAPTGDVAARIEKDFGSFDKFKEEFSNAAATQFGSGWAWLIDDGGTLKVIKTPNAENPLAHGKKALLTLDVWEHAYYIDFRNARPAFIKNFLDQLVNWDFVAENLAKA, translated from the coding sequence ATGACATTTACACAGCCCCCCTTACCCTTTGATTTTAATGCTCTAGAGGCGTATGGCATGAAAGGTGAGACTTTCGAGTATCACTATGGCAAGCATCACAAAGCTTATGTCGATAACCTCAACAAGCTAACTGAAAATACAGAACTTGCTGATAAGTCTCTAGAAGAAGTCATCCAAATCTCCTTTAAAGATTCCTCTAAAGCAGGTATCTTCAACAATGCGGCTCAAGTTTGGAACCACACCTTTTTTTGGAATAGCTTGAAGCCAGCAGGTGGCGGCGCACCCACTGGTGACGTTGCAGCCAGAATTGAAAAAGACTTTGGTAGCTTCGACAAATTTAAAGAAGAGTTCTCAAATGCTGCTGCTACTCAGTTTGGTAGTGGTTGGGCTTGGTTAATTGATGATGGTGGTACCCTGAAAGTAATTAAAACACCTAACGCCGAAAATCCCTTAGCCCACGGCAAAAAAGCATTGCTCACCCTTGATGTTTGGGAACACGCATATTACATCGACTTCCGCAATGCTCGTCCAGCATTCATCAAGAATTTCTTAGATCAGTTGGTTAACTGGGACTTCGTTGCAGAAAACCTGGCTAAAGCATAA
- the purM gene encoding phosphoribosylformylglycinamidine cyclo-ligase gives MDYRDAGVDVEAGRAFVDQIRNLVHSTFRPEVLGGLGGFGGCFQLPTGYKEPVLVSGTDGVGTKLKIAQILNRHDSVGIDLVAMCVNDVLTSGAEPLFFLDYVATGKLDKEQLTQVVAGIATGCKLAGCALLGGETAEMPGFYQVGEYDLAGFCVGIVEKSQMLDSSQVQVGDVAIALASTGVHSNGISLVRKIVSDGGFAWSDSPDLLGGATIGEAFLQPTRIYVKPVLAARQAGIEIHGMAHITGGGLPENLPRCLGKNQSIRINPKSWQIPATFQWLAEVGAVSDEAMFNTFNMGIGFVLLIPSQQVEQTISFFASQNIPAFAIGEVISGAGTLEGLFS, from the coding sequence ATGGATTATCGGGATGCAGGGGTTGATGTTGAGGCTGGTAGAGCCTTTGTCGATCAAATTCGCAATTTGGTTCATAGCACCTTTAGGCCAGAAGTACTCGGCGGATTAGGTGGTTTTGGCGGTTGCTTTCAACTACCAACGGGTTACAAGGAACCTGTACTGGTTTCGGGAACAGATGGTGTAGGTACAAAGCTAAAAATTGCCCAAATTCTCAATCGTCACGATAGTGTGGGGATTGATTTAGTAGCCATGTGCGTCAATGACGTGCTGACATCTGGTGCAGAACCCCTGTTTTTTTTAGATTATGTCGCCACAGGTAAGTTAGATAAAGAGCAGTTAACACAGGTAGTCGCAGGGATAGCTACTGGCTGTAAATTAGCTGGTTGTGCCTTATTAGGCGGAGAAACGGCGGAAATGCCCGGTTTTTACCAAGTTGGAGAATATGACTTGGCTGGGTTTTGCGTGGGAATTGTCGAAAAAAGCCAGATGTTGGATAGTTCTCAGGTACAAGTGGGAGATGTAGCGATCGCACTTGCTAGTACTGGTGTACACAGTAATGGTATCAGCTTAGTCCGTAAGATTGTCAGTGATGGGGGTTTTGCTTGGAGCGACAGCCCAGATTTATTAGGTGGCGCAACTATTGGTGAAGCTTTTCTCCAACCCACCCGCATTTATGTCAAACCAGTTCTCGCAGCCCGTCAAGCTGGTATAGAAATTCATGGAATGGCGCATATTACAGGTGGCGGTTTACCAGAAAATTTACCCAGATGTTTAGGTAAAAATCAAAGTATTAGAATTAACCCTAAAAGTTGGCAAATTCCTGCAACATTTCAATGGTTAGCAGAAGTCGGTGCAGTGAGCGACGAAGCAATGTTTAATACATTCAATATGGGGATTGGATTTGTGCTGTTAATACCGTCACAGCAAGTAGAACAAACAATTTCCTTTTTTGCATCACAAAATATTCCCGCCTTTGCAATTGGTGAGGTAATTTCTGGTGCAGGTACACTGGAGGGATTATTTAGTTAA
- a CDS encoding PHP domain-containing protein → MVMNCTRTSTSCELLKQVFQKIDAQSCPKVFNFHMHTVHSDGRLQPSALMEQAIAIGLEGLAITDHHNIGGYLAAQAWLEDWKWKNPHSNIPYLWSGTEINANLLDNEVHILAYAFEANHSSIKPYLQKSAVTGREYQAVNVIAAIHEAGGLAVLAHPARYRRSHFDLIAAAAEQGIDGVETFYAYNNPSPWKPSPTESQQVQQLASEYGLFNTCGTDTHGLNLLQRL, encoded by the coding sequence ATGGTTATGAATTGTACGCGGACATCGACTTCTTGCGAACTTTTAAAACAAGTATTCCAGAAGATTGATGCCCAAAGCTGTCCGAAAGTATTTAATTTTCACATGCACACCGTCCATTCAGACGGTAGGTTACAGCCTAGTGCATTGATGGAACAAGCGATCGCTATTGGCTTAGAAGGATTAGCAATCACTGACCATCATAATATTGGTGGCTATTTAGCAGCGCAAGCTTGGTTAGAAGACTGGAAGTGGAAAAATCCTCACAGTAACATTCCTTATTTATGGAGTGGTACAGAAATCAATGCTAACCTCTTGGATAATGAGGTTCACATTTTGGCTTACGCCTTTGAGGCAAATCACTCTAGTATTAAACCTTACTTGCAAAAAAGCGCTGTCACAGGTAGAGAATATCAAGCAGTTAACGTGATTGCGGCTATTCATGAAGCTGGTGGACTAGCAGTTTTGGCGCATCCCGCGCGTTACAGGCGATCGCATTTTGATTTAATTGCGGCTGCGGCTGAACAGGGTATTGATGGTGTGGAAACTTTCTACGCTTATAATAACCCCAGTCCTTGGAAACCAAGTCCAACAGAATCACAGCAAGTACAACAGTTGGCTAGTGAATATGGCTTGTTCAATACCTGTGGTACTGATACTCATGGTTTAAATTTGCTCCAGCGATTGTAA
- a CDS encoding zinc-dependent metalloprotease — protein MRHWIAKLAICTILLYIFFLNNSWASANQLTEPDVQQLNPIPVVENLAVANNFGEAKKEELRRFREIVKEVIKQEGLFTLYSNEESGKVYLEIKPEQLNKSYLATVTLESGLGENGIYSGLPLADFLFYFRRVNNNLHFVIQNVKFRIKPGEAEARSLARSFSDSVLYAVGIDSIDPRSKNILINLEELLMQDFSGLTPLLKYSLQADYRLESSKSYFGNVNSFPQNVEIDANYGFSSPEGANLITLPDSRALSLKVHYSFSQLQESNGYIPRIADDRVGYFITAFQDFSKDNIQEPFVRYINRWHLEPSEPNAPLSPPKQPIVFWIENAVPPEYREAMREGVLMWNQAFAKAGFQNAIEVRQMPDDADWHPADVRYNTIRWFNSLDAGFARAPMRVNPLTGEILDADIIVDANMVRSIQQEYHALIEASSMCQEAGVERQGAGSFLPYTHLQAISSSDTCYGAESTEQVAMGALALSLLQNTKPNSETMKEYVHQYLRSVIAHEVGHTLGLRHNFHGSTMLAPQELNNTEITHTKGLAGSVMDYLPVNIAPQGVPQGEYFPSVIGPYDEWAIEYGYKKNPDVAGEGVTPEAEKSFLEEIALASPQPELSYATDEDTHDINPLANLWDMSSDVLVYSQWQMDNARVMWQRLDEDYLPKGESYSSLRSLFNRVLRYYFRNASLLSQYIGGQSFQRLHVGDDNSWAFVPVSLLQQRQALVKLQEYVFAEDAFSFSPQLLNQLAPSRWQHWGSPILHSRLDYPIHDRILSFQSAILRSLLDSDRLNRLRDVELKTQPGQALSLPELFDTLQTGIWTEVFTPAQPTSISSIRRSLQREHLNILLEMVLNTNDQLEEGRTLAWYELRQLQTAINTKLQQFGTALDVYTIAHLEFAGDRITKALNAQLVSR, from the coding sequence ATGAGACACTGGATCGCAAAATTAGCAATCTGTACAATATTGCTATACATTTTTTTTCTAAATAATAGTTGGGCAAGTGCAAATCAACTGACAGAACCTGATGTTCAGCAGTTAAACCCAATCCCGGTAGTGGAAAACTTAGCAGTTGCTAATAATTTTGGAGAGGCTAAAAAAGAGGAATTGCGGCGATTTCGTGAAATAGTCAAAGAGGTAATTAAACAAGAAGGACTATTCACACTTTATAGTAACGAAGAATCTGGCAAAGTTTATTTAGAAATAAAACCAGAACAGCTAAATAAAAGTTATCTTGCTACAGTTACTTTAGAATCTGGTTTGGGTGAAAATGGGATTTATAGCGGATTACCTTTAGCCGATTTTCTCTTCTATTTTCGCCGTGTAAATAACAATTTGCATTTTGTGATTCAGAACGTCAAATTTCGGATAAAACCAGGGGAAGCAGAAGCGCGATCGCTGGCTCGTTCATTTAGTGATTCGGTGCTTTATGCTGTAGGGATAGATAGTATTGATCCACGTAGTAAAAATATTCTTATTAACCTAGAAGAACTGCTAATGCAGGATTTTTCGGGGTTAACTCCTTTATTAAAATACTCATTACAGGCAGATTACCGCTTAGAAAGTAGTAAATCTTATTTTGGCAATGTTAACAGCTTTCCGCAAAACGTAGAGATTGATGCAAATTATGGTTTCTCTTCACCAGAAGGCGCAAATCTCATTACATTACCTGATAGTCGCGCCCTTAGCCTGAAGGTGCATTATAGTTTTTCACAATTGCAAGAAAGCAACGGTTATATTCCCAGAATTGCTGATGACAGAGTAGGATATTTTATTACTGCTTTTCAAGATTTTTCTAAAGATAATATACAAGAACCATTTGTCCGTTATATTAATCGTTGGCATTTAGAACCATCGGAACCTAACGCCCCTTTATCGCCACCGAAACAGCCGATTGTGTTTTGGATTGAAAATGCTGTGCCACCTGAATACAGAGAAGCTATGCGGGAAGGTGTTTTGATGTGGAATCAAGCATTTGCCAAAGCCGGATTTCAAAATGCCATTGAAGTGCGACAAATGCCCGATGATGCTGATTGGCATCCCGCAGATGTGCGCTACAACACTATTCGCTGGTTCAATTCTTTAGATGCTGGTTTTGCTAGAGCGCCAATGCGGGTTAACCCACTGACTGGCGAAATCTTAGACGCAGATATTATTGTTGATGCCAATATGGTGCGCTCAATTCAGCAAGAATATCATGCGCTGATTGAAGCTTCATCAATGTGTCAGGAGGCAGGAGTTGAGAGGCAGGGGGCAGGAAGTTTTTTACCCTACACCCATTTACAAGCCATATCTAGTTCTGATACTTGTTACGGCGCAGAATCTACAGAGCAAGTTGCGATGGGGGCTTTAGCATTATCACTGCTGCAAAATACTAAACCCAATAGTGAAACGATGAAGGAGTATGTGCATCAATATTTGCGTTCTGTAATTGCCCACGAAGTTGGACATACTCTCGGTTTGCGGCACAATTTTCATGGCAGCACGATGTTAGCGCCGCAAGAATTAAATAACACTGAAATCACCCATACCAAAGGTTTAGCGGGTTCGGTGATGGATTATTTACCTGTGAATATTGCACCCCAAGGAGTGCCGCAAGGTGAGTATTTTCCTAGTGTTATTGGCCCTTATGATGAATGGGCAATTGAATATGGTTACAAAAAAAATCCTGATGTAGCCGGTGAGGGAGTCACGCCGGAAGCAGAAAAAAGCTTTTTAGAAGAAATTGCTTTAGCATCGCCGCAACCAGAATTATCTTATGCAACTGATGAAGATACCCACGACATCAACCCGTTAGCAAATCTCTGGGATATGAGTAGCGATGTTCTGGTATATTCCCAATGGCAAATGGATAACGCCCGCGTGATGTGGCAACGTTTGGATGAGGATTATTTACCCAAGGGAGAAAGCTATAGTAGCTTACGCAGTTTATTTAATAGAGTGCTGAGATACTATTTTCGCAATGCCAGCTTACTTTCTCAATATATTGGTGGGCAATCATTTCAGCGGCTTCATGTTGGTGATGATAATTCTTGGGCTTTTGTACCGGTTTCACTATTGCAACAACGTCAAGCATTAGTAAAGCTGCAAGAATATGTTTTTGCTGAAGATGCTTTTAGTTTCTCACCACAATTGCTAAATCAACTTGCACCGTCGCGCTGGCAACATTGGGGTAGTCCGATACTGCACAGCCGTCTTGATTATCCCATTCACGATCGCATTCTCTCTTTCCAAAGTGCCATATTACGATCGCTGTTAGATAGCGATCGCTTAAATCGTCTGCGAGATGTAGAATTAAAAACTCAGCCTGGGCAAGCACTTTCTCTGCCAGAGTTATTTGACACCTTGCAAACAGGCATTTGGACAGAAGTTTTCACCCCAGCACAACCAACATCAATTTCTAGTATTCGCCGTTCCCTGCAACGAGAACATCTCAATATTTTGCTAGAGATGGTGTTGAATACTAATGATCAACTAGAAGAGGGGCGAACACTAGCTTGGTACGAATTGCGGCAGTTGCAAACAGCAATTAACACCAAGCTGCAACAATTCGGCACAGCATTAGATGTTTACACAATAGCTCATTTAGAATTTGCTGGCGATCGCATTACGAAGGCGTTAAACGCGCAGTTGGTTTCTCGGTAG
- the pgmB gene encoding beta-phosphoglucomutase, whose product MNTKSITDNFIYTDWTLTETQFDPDQIHSRETIFTIGNGYLGTRGSFERDYPRELPATFIHGVYDDVPVVYTELANCPDWLPMVVTIDGDRFRLNEGEITHYERVLDVRHGLLNRSLRWRTPTGKTIDIRFQRFASLADQHILCQRCELTPLDFDGLIEVQGSINGYPENQGFNHWVDLDQGKTEHGIWFQSRTRGSRITIGMAAKMTVLGTESSIQVNTAPGYPSLNATFLTKSQQTVTVEKFVTVFTSREIETPIKAAQEKLAEISDYETLRNTHTQAWDAVWQQSDILLEGDNTAAFAIRYNIFQLLIAAPRYDDKVSIPAKTLSGFGYRGHVFWDTEIFILPFFTFTQPAIARNLLTYRYHTLPGARRKALHSGYKGAMYAWESADTGDEVTPRWSLPNDFYGEDVRIWCRDREIHISADIAYAVWYYWLATGDDEWLRDYGAEIVLDTAIFWGSRVEYNSEQQRYEIRAVIGADEYHELVHNNTFTNRMVQWHLEKAIFIDDWLRQNFPELAAELAKQLQLTAEVRSHWQDIIAKIWIPYDPETGLIEQFEGFFQLQDINLDEYEPRQRSIQAILGIEEGNKRQVLKQPDVLMLLYLMRESADFPYNPKSLQANWDYYAPRTDITYGSSLGPAIHSILASDVGESVRAYKRFMQAAMVDLEDSRGNTNDGIHGASAGGVWQAVVFGFGGIQLTENGPVANPHLPSHWTRLKFKLHWRGEWHEFDLQPQGGQERMTDIRGVIFDLDGVLTDTAEYHYQAWQRLADEEGIPFSRAANEALRGVSRRESLMLIIGDRKYSEAQIQEMMERKNGYYVELIHHVTPKDLLPGAIALLDELRQAGIKTAIGSASKNAHTVVELLGIADKVDAIADGYSVQKPKPAPDLFLYAAKELGLQPKQCVVVEDAAAGVEAALAGDMWTVGLGPVERVGAADVVLPSLAGVKWADIQAKLSEKVLSSE is encoded by the coding sequence ATGAATACAAAAAGTATTACTGATAATTTTATCTATACAGACTGGACGTTAACTGAAACCCAGTTTGACCCCGATCAGATACATTCTAGAGAAACTATTTTCACAATTGGCAACGGCTATTTAGGCACACGCGGTAGTTTTGAAAGAGACTATCCGCGTGAATTACCAGCAACTTTTATCCACGGTGTCTATGATGATGTCCCTGTGGTGTATACAGAACTCGCTAACTGTCCCGATTGGCTACCAATGGTAGTAACTATTGATGGCGATCGCTTCCGTCTCAACGAAGGCGAAATTACCCATTATGAGCGAGTGCTAGATGTGCGCCACGGTCTCCTTAACCGTTCTTTACGTTGGCGCACTCCCACTGGGAAAACTATAGATATTCGCTTTCAACGTTTTGCTAGTTTGGCAGATCAGCATATTTTGTGTCAACGCTGTGAGTTAACGCCGTTAGATTTTGACGGATTGATTGAAGTGCAAGGTAGCATCAATGGTTATCCTGAAAATCAAGGATTCAACCATTGGGTAGATTTAGACCAAGGTAAAACTGAACATGGTATTTGGTTTCAGAGTCGGACTCGTGGTTCTCGAATTACGATTGGTATGGCAGCTAAGATGACCGTATTAGGGACGGAATCATCCATCCAAGTTAATACTGCGCCTGGTTATCCTTCCTTAAATGCAACCTTTCTCACCAAATCACAGCAAACTGTGACAGTAGAAAAATTCGTTACAGTGTTTACTTCACGGGAAATTGAGACACCAATCAAAGCAGCACAGGAAAAACTGGCTGAAATTTCCGACTACGAAACCCTACGCAATACACATACGCAAGCTTGGGATGCAGTTTGGCAGCAGAGTGATATTTTGCTAGAAGGCGATAATACAGCGGCTTTTGCTATTCGCTACAATATTTTTCAACTGTTAATTGCTGCGCCTCGCTATGACGATAAAGTGAGTATTCCCGCCAAAACTCTTTCTGGGTTTGGCTATCGCGGCCATGTTTTTTGGGATACAGAAATTTTTATTCTGCCATTTTTTACATTTACCCAACCAGCGATCGCACGTAACTTACTAACTTACCGCTATCACACTTTACCAGGAGCTAGACGCAAAGCCTTGCATTCTGGCTACAAAGGCGCAATGTACGCCTGGGAAAGCGCTGATACTGGCGATGAAGTTACACCAAGATGGTCGCTTCCCAATGATTTTTATGGTGAAGATGTACGTATTTGGTGCCGCGATCGCGAAATTCATATTAGTGCAGATATTGCCTACGCTGTTTGGTATTACTGGTTAGCCACGGGTGATGATGAGTGGCTGCGAGACTACGGTGCAGAGATTGTTTTAGATACAGCAATCTTTTGGGGAAGCCGAGTTGAGTATAATTCAGAACAACAACGCTACGAAATTCGCGCAGTGATTGGAGCCGACGAGTATCACGAATTGGTTCACAATAACACCTTCACCAACCGGATGGTGCAATGGCATTTAGAAAAAGCAATATTTATTGATGATTGGCTGCGGCAAAATTTCCCCGAACTGGCGGCAGAATTAGCAAAACAACTGCAACTGACAGCCGAAGTGCGATCGCATTGGCAAGATATCATTGCTAAAATCTGGATTCCCTACGACCCCGAAACCGGATTAATTGAGCAGTTTGAGGGATTTTTCCAACTCCAAGACATTAACTTAGACGAATACGAACCCCGTCAGCGTTCCATCCAAGCAATTTTAGGGATTGAAGAAGGTAACAAGCGGCAAGTTTTAAAGCAGCCAGATGTATTGATGCTGCTGTATTTAATGCGGGAATCGGCGGATTTTCCCTATAACCCCAAATCCTTACAAGCAAATTGGGACTATTACGCACCACGCACCGATATTACTTACGGTTCGTCTCTCGGCCCAGCAATTCACTCTATTCTAGCCTCCGATGTGGGGGAATCGGTTAGAGCCTACAAACGCTTTATGCAAGCCGCAATGGTTGATTTAGAAGACAGCCGAGGGAACACCAACGACGGAATTCATGGCGCGAGTGCTGGCGGTGTATGGCAAGCAGTAGTTTTTGGCTTTGGTGGAATTCAGTTAACAGAAAATGGCCCCGTCGCCAACCCGCATCTACCTTCTCACTGGACGCGACTGAAATTTAAACTCCACTGGCGCGGGGAATGGCATGAATTTGATTTGCAACCACAAGGGGGACAAGAGAGAATGACCGATATTCGCGGAGTAATTTTTGACCTTGATGGTGTACTAACAGATACAGCCGAATACCATTATCAAGCTTGGCAAAGGTTAGCTGATGAAGAAGGTATTCCTTTTAGCCGTGCAGCTAATGAAGCCTTGCGGGGTGTATCTCGGCGGGAATCTTTAATGTTAATTATTGGCGATCGCAAATATTCCGAAGCGCAAATCCAAGAAATGATGGAGCGTAAAAATGGCTACTATGTAGAACTGATTCATCATGTCACACCGAAAGATTTATTACCAGGCGCGATCGCACTTTTGGATGAATTACGCCAAGCAGGAATTAAAACAGCTATTGGTTCAGCCAGCAAAAATGCTCATACTGTAGTTGAGTTATTGGGGATTGCTGATAAAGTAGATGCGATCGCTGATGGTTACAGTGTGCAAAAACCCAAACCTGCACCAGATTTATTTTTATACGCCGCCAAAGAACTCGGACTGCAACCAAAACAATGTGTAGTCGTCGAAGATGCCGCAGCCGGAGTGGAAGCAGCTTTAGCCGGGGATATGTGGACAGTAGGACTAGGGCCAGTTGAACGGGTTGGTGCAGCAGATGTTGTATTACCTAGCCTAGCTGGGGTGAAGTGGGCGGATATTCAAGCGAAATTGAGTGAAAAAGTGCTGAGTAGCGAGTAG